From a single Ursus arctos isolate Adak ecotype North America unplaced genomic scaffold, UrsArc2.0 scaffold_34, whole genome shotgun sequence genomic region:
- the P2RX4 gene encoding P2X purinoceptor 4 encodes MAGCCAALAAFLFEYDTPRIVLIRSRKVGLMNRAVQLLILAYVIGWVFVWEKGYQETDSVVSSVTTKAKGVTVTNTSTLGFRVWDVADYVIPAQEENSLFIMTNMIITMNQTQGFCPELPDKTTVCKSDANCVAGSSGTHSNGIATGRCVLFNGTVKTCEVAAWCPVEDDTHVPKPAFLKAAENFTLLVKNNIWYPKFNFSKRNILPNITTTYLKSCIYDAVTDPFCPIFRLGKIVERAGHSFQDMAIEGGIMGIQINWDCNLDRTSSLCLPRYSFRRLDTRDVDHNVSPGYNFRFAKYFSDLTGAERRTLIKAYGIRFDIIVFGKAGKFDIIPTMINIGSGLALLGVATVLCDVIVLYCMKKRYYYREKKYKYVEDYEQGLGGEMDQ; translated from the exons ATGGCGGGCTGCTGCGCGGCGCTGGCCGCCTTCCTGTTCGAGTACGACACGCCGCGCATCGTGCTCATCCGCAGCCGTAAAGTGGGGCTCATGAACCGGGCCGTGCAGCTGCTAATCCTGGCCTACGTCATCGG GTGGGTGTTTGTGTGGGAAAAAGGCTACCAGGAAACCGATTCTGTGGTCAGCTCAGTTACTACCAAAGCCAAAGGCGTGACTGTAACCAACACTTCTACACTTGGATTCCGGGTCTGGGATGTGGCAGATTATGTGATTCCAGCTCAG GAGGAAAACTCCCTCTTCATCATGACCAACATGATCATCACCATGAACCAGACCCAGGGCTTCTGTCCTGAG cttccagatAAGACCACTGTGTGTAAATCAGACGCCAACTGTGTTGCTGGCTCTTCAGGCACCCACAGCAACG GAATTGCAACAGGAAGATGCGTGCTATTCAATGGGACTGTAAAGACGTGCGAGGTGGCAGCCTGGTGCCCAGTGGAGGATGACACACACGTGCCCAA ACCTGCTTTTTTAAAGGCTGCGGAAAACTTCACTCTTTTGGTTAAGAACAACATCTGGTACCCCAAATTTAATTTCAGCAA GAGGAATATTCTTCCCAACATCACCACTACCTACCTCAAATCGTGCATTTATGATGCTGTAACAGATCCCTTCTGCCCCATATTCCGTCTTGGCAAAATAGTGGAGAGAGCAGGGCACAGCTTCCAGGACATGGCCATCGAG GGAGGCATTATGGGCATCCAGATCAACTGGGACTGCAACCTGGACAGaacctcctccctctgcctgcccaggTATTCCTTCCGCCGCCTGGATACCCGGGATGTGGACCACAATGTGTCCCCCGGCTACAATTTCAG GTTTGCCAAGTACTTCAGTGACCTGACTGGTGCTGAGCGCCGCACGCTCATCAAGGCCTATGGCATCCGCTTCGACATCATAGTATTTGGAAAG GCTGGGAAATTTGACATCATCCCCACCATGATCAACATCGGCTCCGGGCTGGCGCTCTTAGGGGTG GCGACAGTGCTATGTGATGTCATAGTCCTCTACTGCATGAAGAAAAGATACTACTACCGGGAGAAGAAATACAAGTACGTGGAGGATTATGAGCAG GGTCTTGGCGGTGAGATGGACCAGTGA